The Blattabacterium sp. (Cryptocercus kyebangensis) region AATCTTTTTTTTCCGTAGAAAATTTTCTATGAATTATAGAATATGTTTTTTCTATACAAAAATTACAAATATGACCATTAATACCTGATATTAGAAATGTTATTTCATCTTTTTTTCTACCACAAAAATTACATTTTAACAAATTTTCCATAAAAAATATTCAGGAATAGAGAATATATATGGAGCAAGCAGACCTACATCACATCGCTACAACCTTAATTACCTTTGCTGTGTTCCCACCCTGGAGGATTGATAGGGAGCTGATTGTGTAGAGCTTGCTCCAAGTTTGGCAAATATAAAAAAAAATTATAAATTCTTTTTTTTTAAAACACGGATTTTTCATTTTTCTACTAGTTAATAGACAGATAATCAATACAATAAAAAATAAAGATAAAAAAATAAAAAGATAACAATAAATTATTTCATGGAGACTAAATATATTTTTGTTACAGGTGGGGTAACTTCTTCATTGGGAAAAGGAATTATTTCAGCTTCCTTAGGAATGTTGTTGAAGAATAGAGGATATAAAATTACAATTCAAAAATTAGATCCTTATTTTAATGTAGATCCAGGAACATTAAATCCTTATGAACATGGAGAATGTTTCGTGACTCAAGATGGAGCTGAAACGGATTTAGATTTAGGTCATTATGAACGTTTTTTAGATCAGGCTACTACAAAAGAAAATAATGTTACTTCTGGTCTTATATACAAAACGGTTATTGATAACGAACGAAATGGAGATTATTTGGGAAAAACAGTACAAGTTATCCCTCATATTACAAATGAAATTAAAAGACGTATTAAAATTTTGGGATTATCCAATAGTTATGATATTGTTATTACCGAAATAGGAGGAACTGTTGGAGACATAGAATGTCTTCCTTATATTGAATCTGTTCGTCAATTAAAATGGGAATTAGGTGAATCAAATAGTTTAGTGATTCATTTAACTTTATTACCATATATATCAGTTACTGGAGAAATAAAAACAAAGCCAACACAACATTCTGTTCGAAATTTAATGGAAAATGGAATTAAAGCAGATATTTTAGTTTGTAGAACTGAAAAACATATATCCAAAAATATTCGAAATAAATTAGCATTATTTTGTAATGTAAAACCAGAACATGTAATTGAGTCTATTAATACCAAAATTATATATGATCTTCCATATTTATTACATTTACAAAATTTTGATAAATCTGTTTTAAATCATTTAAATTTATCCACTTTTACATCTCCAAATTTGGATAAATGGAAAATTTTTATTAAAAAATATAAAAATCCTAAATATGAAATTAAAATAGCATTGGTTGGAAAATATGTTTCTTTACATGATTCTTATAAATCAATAACTGAATCTTTAATTCATGCAGGAACAGAGAATGAAATTTATGTTAATATAAGATGGATTTGTTCTGAAAAAATAAAAGAAAATAATATAGAAGAATATTTTAATGGAATTTCGGGGGTTTTAATTGCTCCTGGATTTGGAAATAGAGGAGTAGAGGGAAAAATACTTGCAGCAAAATACGCAAGAG contains the following coding sequences:
- a CDS encoding CTP synthase, whose translation is METKYIFVTGGVTSSLGKGIISASLGMLLKNRGYKITIQKLDPYFNVDPGTLNPYEHGECFVTQDGAETDLDLGHYERFLDQATTKENNVTSGLIYKTVIDNERNGDYLGKTVQVIPHITNEIKRRIKILGLSNSYDIVITEIGGTVGDIECLPYIESVRQLKWELGESNSLVIHLTLLPYISVTGEIKTKPTQHSVRNLMENGIKADILVCRTEKHISKNIRNKLALFCNVKPEHVIESINTKIIYDLPYLLHLQNFDKSVLNHLNLSTFTSPNLDKWKIFIKKYKNPKYEIKIALVGKYVSLHDSYKSITESLIHAGTENEIYVNIRWICSEKIKENNIEEYFNGISGVLIAPGFGNRGVEGKILAAKYAREKKIPFLGICLGMQIAVIEFARNVLEIRKAESNETNPHTSYPVISLMKEQKNIIKKGGTMRLGNWKCSLIKGSKIFSIYGGKKEIFERHRHRYEFNNAYLENFSNSGMKIVGINPDTGLVEAIELDNHVFFLGVQFHPEYKSTVSNPHPLFKYFVQISKIYKSCVYHKQNSSYV